One window of Leptotrichia sp. oral taxon 498 genomic DNA carries:
- the mreC gene encoding rod shape-determining protein MreC, whose product MMKIGREFSDKKSTGRNILILIVIIIILFALKNRISSSFSFLDGITKEIDFKLVKVKSMLYTQTLKLKSRVQDISYIEEYVKNNKTRDFELQKNKVQNTELAYLKVENENLRKMLDMRQKNPAEFIAADVALVENINYSEKFFINKGQNQGVKLNLPVMYNGYLIGKISKVDAEYSEVTLLTSKNSKLSVTLNGTNLQILRGNGDGTFSVQNFNEGSVNEKTLFNIETSGVSDVFPKGIKVGTFKLKDLNAFKKIKEIRFTPEYDIFQIQNVMVYKWSRNDVIDSQIQTQVNLEKEQDSEKSHDSVQ is encoded by the coding sequence ATGATGAAAATAGGTAGAGAGTTTTCTGATAAAAAAAGCACCGGGAGGAATATTTTAATACTGATAGTCATAATAATTATACTATTCGCACTAAAAAATAGAATTTCCAGTTCATTTTCCTTTTTGGACGGGATTACTAAAGAAATAGATTTTAAGCTTGTAAAAGTTAAAAGTATGTTATATACTCAAACTTTAAAATTAAAATCTAGAGTACAGGACATCAGTTACATCGAAGAATATGTAAAAAACAATAAGACAAGAGATTTTGAACTGCAAAAAAATAAGGTTCAAAACACAGAATTAGCATATTTAAAAGTTGAAAATGAAAATTTGAGAAAAATGCTTGATATGCGTCAAAAAAATCCCGCTGAGTTTATTGCGGCAGATGTTGCATTAGTGGAAAATATAAATTATTCAGAGAAGTTTTTTATCAATAAAGGTCAAAATCAAGGAGTAAAATTAAATTTACCAGTTATGTACAATGGTTATTTAATCGGAAAAATCTCAAAAGTTGATGCGGAATATTCAGAAGTTACTCTTTTGACAAGTAAAAACTCAAAATTAAGCGTAACTTTGAATGGTACGAATTTACAGATTTTGCGTGGAAATGGAGATGGAACCTTTTCAGTACAAAACTTTAATGAAGGTTCAGTTAACGAAAAGACATTATTTAACATAGAAACTTCAGGTGTGAGTGATGTTTTTCCAAAAGGAATAAAAGTGGGGACGTTTAAATTAAAAGATTTAAATGCGTTCAAAAAAATAAAAGAAATCAGATTTACACCAGAATATGATATTTTTCAAATCCAAAATGTAATGGTTTATAAATGGAGCAGAAACGATGTAATTGACAGTCAAATTCAGACTCAGGTAAATTTGGAAAAAGAACAGGATTCAGAGAAATCTCACGATTCAGTGCAATAA
- a CDS encoding ABC transporter ATP-binding protein codes for MNKIIELKNINKIYKTKVEEIHVLKDISLTFNKGDFVSIQGKSGSGKTSLLNIVGLLDEPTNGEIIIHGEKVDYKNENMKNIIRNEKIGFVFQFHYLLNEFTALENVMMPSLINKNMTHEKAKKKAKELLSLVNLSNRTKHKPMELSGGEKQRVAIARAMMNDPDIILADEPTGNLDTETSNIINDLFIKINKERQQSIIIVTHSLELANLAKYKYKIENGKFNMILPTIKL; via the coding sequence ATGAATAAAATAATAGAATTAAAAAATATTAATAAAATTTATAAGACGAAAGTTGAAGAAATTCACGTATTAAAAGATATTAGTTTAACATTTAATAAAGGAGATTTTGTTTCCATTCAAGGAAAATCTGGAAGTGGAAAAACTTCACTTTTGAACATCGTGGGACTTTTGGATGAGCCGACAAATGGTGAGATTATAATTCATGGTGAAAAGGTTGACTATAAAAATGAAAATATGAAAAATATCATAAGAAATGAAAAAATAGGTTTTGTCTTTCAATTTCACTATTTATTAAATGAGTTTACAGCACTGGAAAATGTCATGATGCCGTCTTTAATAAATAAAAATATGACTCACGAAAAAGCTAAAAAGAAAGCGAAAGAGCTTTTGTCCCTTGTAAATTTGTCAAATAGAACTAAACACAAGCCAATGGAGCTATCTGGCGGAGAAAAGCAAAGAGTTGCTATAGCTAGAGCTATGATGAATGATCCAGACATAATTTTGGCGGATGAACCGACAGGAAATCTGGACACGGAAACGAGTAATATAATAAATGACTTGTTTATCAAAATAAATAAAGAAAGACAGCAGTCAATAATAATTGTAACTCACAGCTTGGAACTTGCAAATTTGGCAAAATATAAATATAAAATTGAAAATGGTAAATTTAATATGATTTTGCCGACGATAAAATTATAA
- a CDS encoding ABC transporter permease, with protein MVEFFIAFRHIVERKFQSIFSTLGIAIAVTVFIVSLTVSNGLGRNMISSLLTMSPHILIKHKQKNFFENYDEAVENLKKVDGVKAVIPKINSQSIIKSQGFARGVLAYGIMPNNVKNDLDLRIISGNNNIEELNSILVGEELAKGMGLKVGQEVSLVSAENKEIKLIVRGIFKTGFLEYDTNLAIVPMKTMQILAEQGEVATDIWLKTINPQKVENVEKKIISNNVIPHSEYGIMDWKMINQSLLNAVRFEKFVLVAILSLLLLIASFAVSVILNMVVREKIKDIGILKSIGYTNKNIRRIFMIEGLLLGFFGMVMGSILSPIVLFILKILFKVFMRNGTYYLEELPLYISANELIIIYVVTVIVIFISTIFPASRAAKLKPVEALKYE; from the coding sequence ATGGTGGAATTTTTTATTGCGTTTAGGCATATTGTGGAGAGAAAATTTCAAAGTATATTTTCCACGCTTGGGATTGCGATTGCTGTGACAGTTTTTATTGTGTCCCTGACAGTTTCAAATGGACTTGGAAGAAATATGATTAGTTCACTTCTTACAATGAGTCCGCATATTCTGATAAAGCACAAGCAAAAGAATTTTTTTGAAAATTATGACGAAGCAGTGGAGAATCTAAAAAAAGTTGACGGCGTAAAAGCGGTTATTCCAAAAATAAACAGTCAATCGATTATAAAGTCGCAAGGATTTGCAAGAGGAGTTTTGGCTTACGGGATTATGCCAAATAATGTAAAAAATGACTTAGATTTGAGAATAATTTCTGGAAATAATAATATTGAAGAACTAAATTCAATTTTGGTCGGAGAAGAGTTGGCAAAAGGAATGGGACTTAAAGTCGGTCAAGAAGTAAGTCTTGTTTCAGCGGAAAATAAAGAGATAAAGTTAATTGTACGTGGAATTTTTAAAACAGGATTTTTGGAGTATGATACAAATCTTGCCATTGTACCAATGAAAACTATGCAAATATTGGCAGAACAAGGAGAAGTGGCAACGGATATTTGGTTAAAAACGATTAATCCGCAGAAAGTTGAAAATGTTGAGAAAAAAATAATCTCAAATAATGTAATTCCTCATTCAGAATATGGAATTATGGATTGGAAAATGATTAATCAAAGTCTTTTGAATGCAGTTAGATTTGAAAAATTTGTTTTGGTCGCCATTTTAAGTCTTTTGCTGTTAATCGCAAGTTTCGCCGTATCGGTTATTTTAAATATGGTTGTCAGGGAAAAAATTAAAGATATTGGAATTTTAAAATCAATTGGCTATACAAATAAAAATATTCGTAGAATTTTTATGATAGAAGGACTTTTGTTAGGATTTTTTGGAATGGTAATGGGGAGCATACTTTCACCGATTGTTTTATTTATACTAAAAATATTGTTTAAAGTGTTTATGAGAAATGGAACTTATTATTTGGAAGAGTTGCCACTTTATATTTCAGCAAATGAATTAATTATAATATATGTCGTTACAGTCATAGTAATATTTATTTCAACTATTTTTCCAGCGTCAAGAGCAGCAAAATTAAAACCTGTGGAGGCTTTAAAATATGAATAA
- a CDS encoding FtsB family cell division protein translates to MKRLIFLWNIIFGLIVAYQLYDSIIRYSGRKEIQKNIASVNKDIKKATEQKNKIIQNTNDLTDEDKFERYARDNLNFKKKGEVAYKY, encoded by the coding sequence ATGAAAAGATTGATTTTTTTGTGGAATATTATTTTTGGATTGATTGTAGCGTATCAACTTTATGATAGTATAATAAGATATTCTGGTAGAAAAGAAATACAAAAAAATATTGCATCAGTTAACAAGGATATAAAAAAAGCTACTGAGCAAAAGAATAAAATTATCCAAAATACAAATGATCTTACAGATGAAGATAAATTTGAAAGATATGCGAGAGATAATTTGAATTTTAAGAAAAAAGGAGAAGTTGCTTACAAATATTAA
- the nrdR gene encoding transcriptional regulator NrdR: MRCPFCGNENTKVVDSRAYFEGNSIKRRRECEKCGKRFTTHEKVAELSLKVIKKSGEKQVYSREKVYNGIIRAFEKRYCNTEKIEEIIDRIEREILTEYSGEIKSSILGDKILSYLIDLDEIAYVRFASVYKKFDSLDSFIFEIEKIRNDKKIKNIKSWESK, from the coding sequence ATGAGATGTCCGTTTTGTGGGAATGAAAATACTAAAGTAGTTGACAGTCGTGCATATTTTGAGGGGAATTCAATCAAAAGAAGAAGAGAGTGCGAAAAATGCGGTAAAAGATTTACTACACACGAAAAGGTGGCAGAGTTGTCGCTAAAGGTGATAAAAAAGAGCGGAGAAAAGCAAGTTTATTCTCGAGAGAAAGTCTATAATGGAATTATTCGTGCATTTGAAAAGAGATATTGCAATACTGAAAAAATTGAAGAAATTATAGATAGGATTGAAAGAGAAATTTTGACAGAGTATTCTGGTGAAATAAAATCGAGCATCTTGGGCGATAAAATACTTTCATATTTGATTGATCTGGATGAAATAGCGTATGTTAGATTTGCTTCTGTCTATAAAAAGTTTGATAGTTTGGACAGTTTTATTTTTGAAATTGAAAAAATTAGAAACGACAAAAAAATAAAAAATATAAAAAGTTGGGAGAGTAAATGA
- a CDS encoding PTS sugar transporter subunit IIA produces MENKKIADYIQTDTICLNLKSTSKNSVIKELFENLKKCGLVKDEELALNDIFLREKMGTTGIGRKIALPHAKTKAVNELIITLGISKDGIEYESLDEDKVNIFFMFLCPENQTQEYLRILARISRFIRETRFVDSLLRARSNEEIEKIIREEEN; encoded by the coding sequence ATGGAAAATAAAAAGATAGCTGATTATATTCAGACGGACACGATTTGTTTGAATTTAAAATCAACCAGTAAGAATTCGGTTATAAAAGAACTTTTTGAAAATTTAAAGAAATGTGGTTTGGTAAAAGATGAAGAATTGGCGCTAAATGATATTTTTTTGCGTGAAAAAATGGGAACCACGGGAATTGGAAGGAAAATTGCTCTGCCTCATGCTAAAACTAAAGCTGTCAATGAGTTAATAATAACTTTGGGGATTTCTAAGGATGGAATTGAATATGAATCACTTGACGAAGATAAAGTAAATATTTTCTTTATGTTCTTATGTCCTGAAAATCAAACTCAGGAATACTTGAGAATACTTGCGAGAATCTCTAGATTTATTAGGGAAACAAGGTTTGTTGATTCTTTGTTAAGAGCAAGGTCAAATGAAGAAATTGAAAAAATAATAAGAGAAGAAGAAAATTAG
- a CDS encoding DUF421 domain-containing protein, translated as MDFIILVAIKLTIGFIALVLFMNLNGRSQLAPTSTEDQIGNYVLGGIIGGVIYSPSISIVQFLIVLLIWGLLMTVTDFLKNTNKRVKKMIDGQVVYLIRDGKMLTENFAQATLSIPDFYTKLRTKGVTQISDIEEAFMESNGQLIIIQKGENGYSNLLVSEGNIQEDNLKHIGKDEKWLKDELANYNVTDLSELFIVEYGSDGKLFIVKK; from the coding sequence TTGGATTTCATAATTCTTGTAGCAATAAAACTTACAATTGGATTTATTGCGTTAGTTTTGTTCATGAATTTAAATGGACGGAGCCAATTGGCACCAACATCAACAGAAGATCAAATAGGTAACTATGTTCTTGGGGGAATTATCGGTGGTGTAATTTATAGTCCAAGTATATCAATAGTTCAATTTTTGATAGTTCTTTTAATATGGGGACTTTTAATGACAGTAACTGATTTTCTAAAAAATACAAATAAACGCGTAAAAAAAATGATAGATGGACAAGTTGTGTATTTAATAAGAGATGGAAAAATGCTGACAGAAAATTTCGCACAAGCGACACTTTCAATTCCTGATTTTTACACAAAATTGAGAACAAAAGGAGTTACACAAATATCAGATATAGAAGAAGCTTTTATGGAATCAAATGGACAGCTTATCATTATACAAAAAGGTGAAAATGGTTACTCAAATTTATTGGTTTCAGAAGGAAATATACAGGAAGATAACCTGAAACATATTGGAAAAGATGAGAAGTGGTTAAAGGATGAATTAGCTAATTATAATGTTACAGATCTTAGTGAACTTTTCATTGTTGAATATGGTAGTGATGGGAAATTATTTATTGTTAAAAAGTAA
- the mgtE gene encoding magnesium transporter, with translation MENNIIQKLIDEKKYFEIRKYLNDLNIVEVSELLNQFESSELIMIFRLLSKNRAADVFSYLDSEHQEMIIKTMTDVETKNIFDELYFDDIVDIIEEMPSNVVKKILKNTDAKDRHTINLLLKYPENSAGSIMTTEYMDLKKNMTASSAIFKIRDVMEDMANVYTCYVIDEGRRLEGVISLKELITSKDDEPIQNLMNKNVISVHANDDQEKVAEIIKKYNLIVLPVTDDENRLLGIITIDDVMDVVEQEATEDFHRMAGISPVEESYLKTSAFTMARQRISWLIVLMISATFTGRIISKYEDVLQSVVILSSFIPMLMDTGGNAGAQSSTIVVRALALGEVDTKDTFKILKKEFLISFIVAIVLAAINFLRIITLTKTPLNVAMTVSVTLIFVVIISKIIGAFLPVIAKAFKMDPAIMAGPLITTILDALTLTIYFRFATMFLSNVIK, from the coding sequence ATGGAAAACAACATTATTCAAAAACTTATAGATGAAAAAAAATATTTTGAAATTAGAAAATATTTAAACGATTTAAACATTGTGGAAGTTTCAGAGCTGCTAAATCAGTTTGAATCTTCTGAATTAATAATGATTTTTAGGTTACTTTCCAAAAATAGGGCAGCTGATGTATTTTCGTATCTGGACAGTGAACATCAGGAAATGATTATTAAAACCATGACAGATGTGGAAACAAAAAATATATTTGATGAGCTTTATTTTGACGATATTGTCGATATTATCGAGGAGATGCCATCAAATGTGGTCAAAAAGATACTAAAGAATACCGATGCAAAAGATAGACACACAATAAATCTTTTGTTAAAATATCCTGAAAATTCAGCTGGAAGCATTATGACAACTGAATACATGGATTTGAAAAAGAATATGACAGCTTCTTCTGCAATTTTTAAAATTAGGGATGTTATGGAAGATATGGCAAATGTCTATACCTGCTATGTGATTGACGAAGGTAGAAGGCTGGAAGGAGTAATTTCCCTAAAAGAACTTATTACGAGCAAGGATGATGAACCGATTCAAAATCTTATGAATAAAAATGTGATAAGTGTTCATGCAAATGATGATCAGGAAAAGGTTGCGGAAATAATAAAAAAATATAATCTTATCGTACTTCCTGTGACTGATGATGAAAATAGACTCTTAGGAATCATTACGATTGATGATGTAATGGATGTTGTGGAACAGGAAGCGACAGAGGATTTTCATAGAATGGCTGGGATTTCGCCTGTGGAGGAGTCTTATTTAAAAACAAGCGCCTTTACAATGGCAAGACAAAGAATTAGCTGGCTTATTGTGCTTATGATTTCTGCTACATTTACTGGAAGAATTATAAGTAAATATGAAGATGTGCTGCAGTCTGTAGTTATACTTTCTTCATTTATTCCTATGCTAATGGATACTGGAGGAAATGCAGGTGCACAGTCTTCGACAATTGTAGTCCGTGCTTTGGCATTGGGGGAAGTTGATACAAAAGATACTTTTAAAATATTAAAAAAAGAATTTCTTATTTCATTTATAGTAGCTATTGTTTTGGCGGCAATAAATTTTTTAAGAATTATAACTTTGACAAAAACACCTTTAAATGTTGCAATGACAGTTTCAGTAACTTTAATTTTTGTAGTTATAATTTCTAAAATAATAGGTGCTTTTTTACCTGTTATCGCTAAAGCCTTTAAAATGGATCCGGCAATAATGGCAGGACCTTTAATAACTACGATTTTAGATGCGCTTACTCTTACTATTTACTTTAGATTTGCAACTATGTTTTTAAGTAATGTTATAAAGTAA
- the dinB gene encoding DNA polymerase IV, whose product MNNKIYLHYDMDAFFASIEQRDNPNLRGKAIAVGSGVVTTASYEARKFGIKSAMAMANARKLCPHLKVVYPRKNFYFAEGKKIQDLIRKIIKIYEFTSVDEGYLDITQFIFAENQTEIKKISKIKRFIKKFKEYIYKNVNLTCSVGIGFSKVSAKIASDANKPNGFFIFKNKNHFMNYISEKDFSIIPGIGKKTKEILNFHFGVTKVSQLYEISKDELIKKFGASKGEYIYDVIRGEHFAKINVDRKRKSYGYEITFSQNVDEIYELQEEIKAQVKKICQKLKEQKEFVKTVTVKIKYSDFAVHTRSKTLENVTNDEKLMYKIALENFNYLIKKDEVRLIGIYVSNIFKRSYIQLKLIDAT is encoded by the coding sequence ATGAATAACAAGATATATCTTCATTATGATATGGACGCATTTTTTGCTTCAATTGAGCAGAGGGATAATCCAAATTTACGTGGGAAAGCGATTGCAGTGGGAAGTGGCGTTGTCACAACGGCAAGTTATGAAGCTAGAAAGTTTGGAATAAAATCGGCTATGGCGATGGCAAATGCAAGAAAATTGTGTCCACATTTAAAAGTAGTTTATCCCAGAAAAAATTTCTATTTTGCTGAAGGAAAAAAAATACAGGATTTAATAAGAAAAATCATTAAAATTTATGAATTTACTTCGGTAGATGAAGGTTATTTGGATATTACACAATTCATTTTTGCAGAAAATCAGACGGAAATAAAAAAAATTTCCAAAATTAAAAGATTTATAAAAAAATTTAAGGAATATATATACAAAAATGTGAATTTAACTTGTTCAGTTGGAATAGGTTTTAGCAAAGTTAGTGCGAAAATTGCAAGTGACGCTAACAAACCAAACGGATTTTTTATTTTTAAAAATAAAAATCATTTTATGAATTATATTTCTGAAAAAGATTTTTCAATAATTCCTGGAATTGGAAAAAAAACGAAAGAAATTTTAAACTTTCATTTTGGAGTGACAAAAGTTTCGCAACTTTATGAAATCTCAAAAGATGAATTAATTAAAAAATTTGGTGCAAGTAAAGGCGAATATATTTATGATGTCATTCGGGGAGAACATTTTGCTAAAATTAATGTTGACAGAAAGAGAAAGTCTTATGGCTATGAGATAACTTTTAGTCAAAATGTTGATGAAATTTATGAGTTGCAGGAAGAAATAAAAGCGCAAGTAAAAAAGATTTGTCAAAAGTTAAAAGAGCAAAAAGAATTCGTAAAAACGGTTACAGTAAAAATAAAATACTCTGATTTTGCTGTTCACACTCGTTCAAAGACACTGGAAAATGTAACAAATGATGAAAAATTAATGTATAAAATTGCGCTTGAAAATTTTAATTATCTTATAAAAAAAGATGAAGTGAGACTCATCGGAATTTATGTGAGCAACATTTTTAAAAGAAGCTATATCCAGTTAAAACTGATTGATGCAACTTGA
- the mgtE gene encoding magnesium transporter yields the protein MKKIKRIIEDLLKEKKYFEIKKELDKLNAVEISDVINLFKLPELVIMIFRLLKKDKAADVFSYLDSEHQEMIIHASTDVETREIFDELYFDDIVDIIEEMPSDIVKKILKNTDRKDRHLINQLLKYPDNSAGSIMTTEYVDFQKNMTVQEAIGQLKKTGKDKENIYTCYVTDKSGKLEGVLSLKELISKKDSAVIEDIMNTNFVSVNTHDDQEKVADLFKKYDFIVMPVVDHENRLLGIITVDDVLDVVDQEVTEDFHKMAGITSPTDDSYLKTSVFTMARQRIGWLAVLMISDTISGNIIQGYEKVLAKSIILTAFIPMLMSSGGNVGSQSSTVVIRSLALGEISPKDAFKVIKKEFSIGIMVSIVLAILNFIRLVTLEKTNFIIAFVVSLTLVFTVIVSKLVGALLPLGAKIVKADPAVMATPLITTISDAVTLIIYFNFATMFLKL from the coding sequence ATGAAAAAAATAAAAAGAATAATTGAAGATCTTTTGAAAGAAAAAAAATATTTTGAGATAAAAAAAGAATTAGATAAATTAAATGCAGTTGAAATTTCAGATGTGATAAATTTATTTAAACTGCCAGAGCTTGTAATAATGATTTTTAGACTTTTAAAAAAGGATAAAGCAGCCGATGTATTTTCATATTTGGACAGCGAACATCAGGAAATGATTATTCACGCTTCAACTGATGTTGAAACACGAGAAATATTTGATGAACTGTATTTTGATGATATTGTCGACATTATCGAGGAAATGCCGTCGGATATTGTAAAAAAAATCTTGAAAAATACAGATAGAAAAGATAGACACTTGATAAATCAGCTTCTAAAATATCCAGATAATTCAGCTGGAAGCATTATGACGACTGAATATGTGGATTTTCAGAAAAATATGACAGTTCAAGAGGCGATAGGACAGCTTAAAAAAACTGGGAAAGACAAGGAAAATATTTATACTTGCTATGTTACTGACAAAAGCGGGAAATTGGAAGGCGTACTTTCATTAAAGGAATTAATTTCTAAAAAGGACAGTGCTGTAATTGAAGATATTATGAATACAAATTTTGTAAGTGTAAATACACATGATGATCAGGAAAAAGTTGCAGATTTATTTAAAAAGTACGATTTTATCGTTATGCCAGTTGTTGACCATGAAAATAGGCTTTTGGGAATAATTACGGTGGATGACGTTTTGGATGTTGTGGATCAGGAAGTTACGGAAGATTTTCACAAAATGGCTGGAATTACTTCACCTACTGATGATTCTTATTTAAAGACAAGTGTCTTTACGATGGCAAGACAAAGAATTGGGTGGCTTGCAGTTCTTATGATTTCTGACACAATTTCTGGAAATATAATACAAGGCTATGAAAAAGTTTTGGCAAAGTCAATAATTTTAACGGCATTTATTCCAATGCTTATGTCAAGCGGTGGAAATGTCGGTTCACAATCTTCAACGGTTGTAATCCGTTCACTTGCACTTGGGGAAATTTCTCCAAAAGATGCCTTTAAAGTGATTAAAAAGGAATTTTCAATTGGAATAATGGTTTCAATAGTTTTGGCGATATTAAATTTTATAAGACTTGTAACACTTGAAAAAACTAATTTTATAATTGCTTTTGTCGTTTCATTGACACTTGTATTTACAGTAATAGTTTCAAAGCTAGTAGGAGCACTGCTTCCACTTGGGGCAAAAATTGTGAAGGCTGATCCGGCGGTTATGGCAACACCTTTGATAACAACGATTTCTGATGCTGTAACACTTATAATTTATTTTAATTTTGCAACAATGTTTTTGAAACTTTAG
- the recO gene encoding DNA repair protein RecO, producing MKIFKINGIILKKKEYGENNLLVTIFSKEIGKIVAMSFGITKSKKRNLAAYNPMNVVEFTISKRNNFYSIKEANITKVFKNILIDIEKLEISLYILDSIDKIYDEVVENERFFLKLINILNYINEAINLKRGYKYYIVLAFLHRIMTEHGIYEISEVKSLLKKELFLEYKKILALNKDLNFQKKVEEHKKNLKKIVIIFEKYINMQLQVELNVQKFILEGIYGK from the coding sequence ATGAAAATTTTTAAAATAAATGGAATAATTTTAAAAAAAAAGGAATATGGAGAAAATAATTTATTAGTTACTATTTTTTCTAAAGAAATTGGTAAAATTGTGGCAATGTCATTTGGAATAACAAAGTCCAAAAAAAGAAATTTAGCCGCATATAATCCGATGAATGTTGTCGAATTTACCATTTCTAAAAGAAATAATTTTTATTCAATAAAAGAGGCAAATATAACAAAAGTTTTTAAAAATATTTTGATTGACATTGAAAAATTGGAAATTTCGTTATATATTCTAGATAGTATAGATAAAATTTATGATGAAGTTGTGGAAAATGAAAGATTTTTTTTAAAATTGATAAATATTTTGAACTATATAAACGAAGCGATTAATCTAAAAAGAGGATATAAATATTATATTGTTTTGGCGTTCTTGCATAGAATTATGACTGAACACGGAATTTATGAAATTAGTGAAGTAAAATCACTATTAAAAAAAGAATTGTTTTTAGAATATAAAAAAATATTAGCTTTAAATAAAGATTTAAATTTTCAGAAAAAAGTTGAAGAGCATAAAAAAAATTTAAAAAAAATAGTTATTATTTTTGAAAAATACATAAATATGCAGTTGCAAGTGGAACTAAATGTACAAAAATTTATTTTGGAGGGAATTTATGGAAAATAA